Proteins encoded by one window of Rouxiella chamberiensis:
- a CDS encoding efflux RND transporter periplasmic adaptor subunit — protein sequence MRLKVLSVSTVVLLSACDGSAGTASQPAAQAPAVEYVTLQAKPVTLTTSLPGRTSAVRTAEVRPQVSGVILKRTFVEGSEVKAGQQLYQIDPATYQAAYNKALSTYKSAAATSNRYKGLVSSQAVSRQVYDDAVAATGEAAADLETARVNLQYTKVYAPISGHIGRSSVTEGALVTSGQTTDLATIDQLDPIYVDVSESSLDLLRLRRALAEGKLASAGNNAAQVQLTLEDGSNYSLPGKLEFSEVTVNEGTGSVTLRASFPNPKDELLPGMFVHATLSQAVEQNGILAPQEAIMHDNKGKPYVYVVKADNTVEQREITTGQMMSGNWLVTSGLNNGDRVITSGLQRVHPGTKVNGSEQKAAEPKVDANLSMTDPSAQ from the coding sequence ATGCGCCTGAAGGTTCTTTCTGTCAGTACTGTGGTACTGCTTTCCGCTTGCGATGGTTCCGCTGGAACGGCCTCGCAACCTGCTGCCCAAGCTCCAGCCGTTGAATATGTCACCTTGCAAGCCAAACCGGTAACCTTGACGACCAGCCTGCCGGGCCGTACTTCTGCCGTTAGAACCGCGGAAGTTCGTCCTCAGGTCAGTGGCGTTATCCTGAAGCGCACCTTCGTGGAAGGTAGCGAAGTCAAAGCCGGTCAACAGCTCTACCAGATAGACCCGGCGACCTATCAGGCCGCATACAACAAAGCGCTCTCTACCTATAAAAGCGCAGCAGCCACGTCAAACCGTTACAAAGGTCTGGTGTCATCGCAAGCCGTCAGCCGTCAGGTTTATGACGATGCCGTAGCGGCAACCGGCGAAGCGGCAGCCGATCTCGAAACGGCCCGCGTCAACCTGCAATATACCAAGGTTTATGCGCCAATCTCCGGCCACATTGGTCGTTCTTCCGTGACGGAAGGGGCATTGGTTACCAGCGGTCAGACCACCGATCTCGCCACTATCGACCAGCTTGACCCTATCTATGTCGATGTCAGCGAATCCTCGCTCGACCTGCTGCGTCTGCGCCGTGCGCTCGCCGAAGGCAAACTGGCTTCTGCCGGTAACAATGCCGCGCAGGTTCAGCTGACTCTGGAAGACGGTAGCAACTATAGCCTGCCGGGCAAACTGGAATTCTCCGAAGTCACCGTAAATGAAGGCACAGGCTCCGTGACACTGCGTGCATCCTTCCCTAACCCGAAAGATGAGCTGCTGCCGGGCATGTTCGTTCACGCCACGCTGAGTCAGGCGGTTGAGCAGAACGGTATTCTGGCACCGCAGGAAGCCATCATGCATGACAACAAGGGCAAACCTTATGTCTACGTGGTGAAGGCGGACAACACCGTCGAGCAGCGCGAAATCACCACCGGTCAGATGATGTCGGGCAACTGGCTGGTCACCTCCGGTCTGAACAACGGTGACCGCGTTATTACCAGCGGTCTGCAACGTGTACACCCAGGCACCAAAGTCAACGGCAGTGAACAGAAAGCCGCCGAACCCAAAGTGGACGCAAATCTGTCAATGACTGACCCATCCGCGCAATAG
- a CDS encoding PTS transporter subunit EIIC → MIKLGSKIHDLGKALMTPISVIAAAGIFLGLASALQNPNVMGDSFTQMKALQLVIGFIRQVSSALFANLPLFFAVATAMGLANAEKATAAFSAVIGFVGLHVGINYSLLAQNITPATTTVEHLTAQGMPSTEALIFASEFTRTLGIFTYNMSVLGGVSGRAYHHVAAQSFLYHRAADRRRVFGGRRFVPIITVVVLPVVGVLVSLIWPTIALGIQWVGELIGRTGEIGTFIYATSERLLIPTGLHHIINETVRFTPLGGVTTVDHQSVVGALNIFNAALTNPGAVSDDVTREATRFLAQGKIPVMMFGLPAAALAMYHCARPEHKDRVKALMMAGALASFTTGITEPLEFCFIFVSPVLYILHAILMGLSFVLMQMLGVMIGNVQGGAIDWVIFGILGGSKTHWWYPLILGVIYAPLYYFTFRWVILRMQVKTPGREEEMESEELRGSAPARTSTSTAAASSSASDKTANIIKGLGGEQNIASVDCCFTRLRVKVKDMNQVVDKTLMTTGAMGVKRVTETDVHVIYGPQVEKIANDVKVELAT, encoded by the coding sequence ATGATTAAACTGGGCAGCAAGATCCACGATTTAGGTAAGGCATTGATGACACCCATTTCCGTCATTGCCGCCGCCGGGATATTTCTCGGGCTGGCCTCCGCGTTGCAAAATCCCAACGTGATGGGCGACAGCTTTACCCAGATGAAAGCGCTGCAACTGGTTATCGGTTTTATTCGTCAGGTGTCTAGTGCGCTGTTTGCCAACCTGCCGCTGTTCTTTGCCGTAGCGACGGCGATGGGACTGGCCAATGCAGAGAAGGCGACCGCGGCCTTTTCCGCAGTGATCGGTTTTGTCGGCCTGCATGTAGGCATCAATTACAGCCTTCTCGCGCAAAATATCACGCCCGCGACCACGACGGTCGAACACCTTACCGCGCAGGGTATGCCCTCTACCGAAGCCCTGATCTTTGCCTCCGAATTCACCCGCACGCTGGGTATTTTTACCTATAACATGAGTGTGCTTGGCGGGGTTTCTGGTCGGGCTTATCACCATGTTGCTGCACAATCGTTTCTATACCATCGTGCTGCCGACCGCCGTCGCGTTTTTGGCGGACGCCGTTTTGTGCCGATTATTACCGTCGTCGTGCTGCCTGTCGTCGGGGTGCTGGTGTCCTTGATCTGGCCTACCATCGCGCTGGGTATTCAGTGGGTCGGCGAACTGATTGGTCGCACGGGCGAGATTGGCACCTTTATCTATGCCACCTCCGAGCGTTTGCTGATCCCGACCGGTCTGCACCATATCATCAATGAAACCGTGCGCTTTACTCCGCTCGGCGGCGTGACCACCGTCGACCATCAAAGCGTGGTCGGCGCATTGAACATCTTCAATGCCGCACTGACCAATCCGGGCGCGGTGAGTGATGATGTTACACGCGAGGCCACCCGCTTTCTGGCGCAGGGCAAGATCCCGGTCATGATGTTTGGCCTGCCGGCAGCGGCACTGGCGATGTACCACTGCGCCAGGCCGGAACACAAGGATCGCGTCAAAGCGCTGATGATGGCCGGTGCGCTCGCCTCCTTTACTACCGGCATTACAGAACCGCTCGAGTTCTGCTTTATCTTTGTCTCTCCGGTACTTTACATATTGCATGCCATTCTGATGGGCCTGTCATTCGTGTTGATGCAGATGCTGGGCGTCATGATAGGCAACGTGCAGGGCGGGGCAATTGACTGGGTTATCTTCGGTATTCTTGGGGGCAGCAAAACCCATTGGTGGTATCCGCTGATCCTGGGCGTGATTTATGCGCCTCTCTACTATTTCACTTTCCGCTGGGTCATTCTGCGTATGCAGGTCAAAACGCCGGGACGAGAAGAGGAGATGGAAAGTGAAGAGCTGCGCGGTAGTGCCCCTGCCCGCACATCGACTTCAACGGCGGCAGCCAGTTCGAGCGCGAGCGATAAAACGGCCAACATCATCAAGGGGCTGGGCGGTGAACAGAATATCGCGAGCGTCGATTGCTGCTTCACCCGACTGCGGGTAAAAGTCAAAGACATGAATCAGGTGGTCGACAAGACGCTGATGACGACAGGCGCGATGGGCGTCAAGCGCGTGACGGAAACGGATGTGCACGTCATTTACGGCCCGCAGGTTGAAAAAATTGCCAATGATGTCAAAGTCGAGCTGGCGACTTAA
- a CDS encoding GntR family transcriptional regulator — protein sequence MNIDKNSLIPFYLQIEQQLTEKISSHEIKPGDPIPTEAALCEIYGVSRMTARKAVDYLVRQGRVARFRGRGTFVIDTSLEQKTVLPLDRHFTASDIARELNQTLENRVVEFRREKADAETAALLKLPVGTPVYFMIRLRLLDNKPFVYEKSWMLSEPFPDLTREHLNHSKYAYLEAQGYTPSGSSKQISAELPANTVRQALDLSRDEPILHARSVAYFTDGSPFEVADIYYNQRYYRFSLEARC from the coding sequence ATGAATATTGATAAAAACTCGCTCATACCTTTTTATTTACAAATAGAACAGCAGCTTACCGAAAAAATCAGCTCGCACGAAATCAAGCCGGGCGACCCTATTCCGACCGAAGCCGCGCTTTGTGAAATCTATGGCGTTTCAAGAATGACGGCGCGCAAGGCGGTGGATTACTTAGTCCGCCAAGGCCGCGTGGCGCGATTTCGCGGGCGCGGCACCTTTGTTATCGACACGAGTCTCGAACAAAAGACGGTATTGCCACTGGACCGGCATTTTACCGCAAGCGACATCGCACGGGAGCTTAATCAGACGCTGGAAAATCGAGTCGTCGAGTTTCGCCGCGAAAAGGCCGATGCCGAAACTGCGGCCTTGCTGAAACTGCCTGTCGGCACGCCCGTCTATTTTATGATTCGTCTGCGTCTGCTCGACAATAAACCCTTTGTGTATGAAAAAAGCTGGATGCTGAGCGAGCCTTTTCCGGATCTGACCCGTGAACATTTAAACCATTCCAAATATGCCTATCTCGAGGCGCAGGGTTATACGCCTTCGGGCAGCAGCAAACAGATTTCGGCCGAATTACCTGCCAATACGGTGCGTCAGGCGCTGGATCTCTCACGCGACGAACCTATTCTGCATGCGCGTTCGGTTGCCTACTTTACCGACGGCAGCCCTTTTGAGGTTGCCGATATCTATTACAACCAGCGCTATTACCGTTTCAGCCTGGAAGCGCGCTGCTAA
- a CDS encoding ABC transporter ATP-binding protein/permease produces MTKKPGKTARWRAVWQLIKPYWQSEEKWKAWGMLAAIVMLSLGSVYLSVQFNQWNRVFYDALQNKNFPVFKQQLFKFSWLALIFIVVSIYKVYLTQGLQMNWRRWMTNEYMDKWLHNHAYYYTEHQHQIDNPDQRIAADLDALTSGTLNLTLGLLSSLVTLFSFVTILWSVSGPLSFMLGSHQITIPGYMLWFALLYALIGSVIIGLIGRPLVKLSFNQEWFEANFRFGLIRIRENSDAIALYHGERSEKKQLTDNFEAIRSNWWSFMRVTRRLNFASSFYGQFAIIFPILVASPRYFSGAIQMGLLMQISSAFGQVQDSLSWFINAFNELASWKACVNRLAGFNAAINQVNAQPRNIALGNATDSDLQLNNLTLNLPNGNPLFSSVTASLATGARVLVAGPSGCGKSTLLRAIAGVWPYGSGEINTAANKKQLFLPQRSYIPIGSLREALTYPEDATLEYTDERLCEVLEWCNLGYLQPVLDQYANWSQRLSPGEQQRLAFARAMLIKPEILYLDEATSALDDDTEQRMYTLLLEKLPQTTVLSVAHRNSVAKYHQECWRFKLQDDGQSHMIAAPLQQEILAR; encoded by the coding sequence ATGACTAAAAAACCTGGGAAAACAGCCCGCTGGCGCGCTGTCTGGCAGTTGATTAAGCCTTATTGGCAGTCTGAAGAGAAGTGGAAGGCCTGGGGCATGCTGGCCGCCATTGTGATGCTGTCGTTAGGATCGGTGTATCTTAGCGTGCAGTTTAACCAATGGAACCGCGTGTTTTACGATGCCTTGCAAAACAAGAACTTCCCGGTATTTAAACAGCAGCTATTTAAATTTTCATGGCTGGCGCTGATATTTATCGTGGTGTCTATCTACAAGGTGTATCTGACGCAGGGCCTGCAAATGAACTGGCGGCGCTGGATGACCAACGAATATATGGATAAATGGCTGCATAACCACGCCTATTATTACACCGAACATCAACATCAGATTGATAACCCCGATCAGCGTATTGCCGCCGATCTCGACGCGCTGACCTCCGGAACCCTTAATCTGACACTCGGGCTGCTCTCCAGTCTGGTGACGCTATTTTCGTTCGTCACTATTCTGTGGTCAGTCAGCGGACCGTTGAGCTTTATGCTTGGCTCCCATCAAATCACCATTCCCGGCTATATGCTGTGGTTTGCCCTGCTTTATGCGCTGATTGGCTCCGTTATCATCGGCTTAATCGGTCGCCCATTGGTCAAGCTGAGCTTTAATCAGGAATGGTTTGAGGCAAACTTCCGTTTCGGGTTGATCCGAATTCGTGAAAACAGTGACGCGATTGCGCTGTATCACGGCGAAAGAAGCGAGAAAAAACAGCTGACCGATAACTTCGAGGCGATTCGTTCCAACTGGTGGTCGTTCATGCGCGTAACGCGTCGACTGAATTTTGCCAGTTCGTTCTATGGTCAGTTTGCGATTATCTTCCCGATTCTGGTGGCTTCTCCGCGTTACTTCTCGGGCGCTATCCAGATGGGTCTGCTGATGCAGATTTCGTCGGCCTTTGGTCAGGTTCAGGATTCTCTCTCCTGGTTTATCAACGCATTCAACGAGTTGGCAAGCTGGAAAGCCTGCGTTAACCGTCTGGCCGGATTCAACGCCGCCATCAATCAGGTTAACGCGCAGCCGCGCAATATTGCGCTGGGCAATGCGACCGACAGCGATTTGCAGCTCAATAATCTGACGCTGAACCTGCCCAACGGCAATCCGCTGTTCTCTTCCGTAACGGCTTCCCTTGCCACCGGCGCCCGCGTGCTGGTGGCCGGGCCTTCCGGCTGCGGTAAATCGACGCTGCTACGCGCCATTGCGGGCGTGTGGCCTTACGGCTCGGGCGAAATCAATACCGCCGCGAACAAGAAACAGTTGTTCCTGCCGCAGCGCAGTTACATACCGATTGGCTCGCTGCGCGAGGCGCTTACCTATCCGGAAGACGCGACGCTCGAGTATACCGACGAGCGTCTGTGTGAGGTGCTTGAATGGTGTAATCTGGGTTATCTGCAACCGGTGCTGGATCAGTATGCCAACTGGAGCCAGCGCCTGTCGCCGGGTGAGCAGCAGCGTTTGGCGTTTGCTCGCGCGATGCTTATCAAGCCGGAAATTCTTTATCTCGACGAGGCCACCAGCGCACTGGACGATGATACGGAGCAACGGATGTACACGCTGCTGCTGGAGAAACTGCCGCAGACCACGGTGCTCAGCGTCGCGCACCGCAACAGCGTGGCGAAATATCATCAGGAATGCTGGCGCTTCAAGCTACAGGATGACGGCCAGTCTCACATGATTGCCGCGCCCTTGCAGCAGGAAATCCTCGCGCGATAA